A window of Leptotrichia wadei contains these coding sequences:
- a CDS encoding helix-turn-helix domain-containing protein, with protein MKITMPKQFQDFLKSIGLSIENILEETGIPNILWKEEIQLSTEEYYLFLKKIDEVITDEQISAISNIDNLNVFIPSFFAALSSKNGREGLKRLAKYKKLIGPVFLEIKEFEEIVQVQYFFEQREKELPRFAVLNEQLMLINLLNKGIGEKISPVSVTSPFEYGELLTKEINTAINKAKQNEVIFSMKDLKKPFLTANNIMVEYLEPQLKQKLAEMESETFETFASRVQKKLFQLIPSGRFGLENVAEEFGISGRTLQRNLSAENTSFNQLVKDIQKIMTFNYLETKELSIDEIAYLVGYTELSSFYRAFKKWTGKTVLQYQKGKK; from the coding sequence ATGAAAATAACTATGCCAAAGCAGTTTCAGGATTTTTTAAAGAGTATTGGATTATCAATTGAAAATATTCTTGAAGAAACGGGAATACCAAATATCTTATGGAAAGAGGAAATTCAGCTTTCTACTGAGGAATATTATTTATTTTTGAAAAAAATTGATGAAGTTATTACTGATGAGCAAATTTCAGCAATTAGCAATATTGATAATCTAAATGTGTTTATTCCTTCATTTTTTGCAGCACTTTCTTCAAAAAATGGACGTGAAGGTTTAAAAAGGCTGGCAAAATACAAGAAATTAATAGGGCCTGTGTTTTTGGAAATTAAAGAGTTTGAAGAAATAGTTCAAGTGCAGTATTTTTTTGAACAAAGGGAAAAGGAATTGCCACGTTTTGCAGTTTTGAATGAACAGCTTATGTTGATAAATTTACTAAATAAAGGAATTGGGGAAAAAATATCTCCAGTAAGTGTTACAAGTCCTTTTGAGTACGGGGAATTATTGACAAAAGAGATAAATACGGCGATAAATAAAGCAAAGCAAAATGAAGTCATTTTTAGCATGAAAGATTTGAAAAAGCCATTTTTGACGGCAAATAATATAATGGTGGAATATTTGGAACCTCAATTGAAGCAGAAACTGGCAGAAATGGAAAGTGAGACATTTGAAACCTTTGCGAGCAGAGTTCAGAAAAAACTTTTTCAGCTTATTCCGAGCGGACGTTTTGGACTGGAAAATGTAGCAGAAGAGTTTGGAATAAGTGGAAGGACTCTTCAAAGAAATCTGTCAGCAGAAAATACAAGTTTTAATCAGCTGGTGAAAGATATTCAGAAAATAATGACTTTCAACTATTTGGAAACAAAGGAACTTTCAATAGATGAAATAGCCTATCTGGTTGGATATACGGAACTTTCGTCCTTCTATCGAGCATTTAAAAAATGGACTGGGAAAACGGTATTGCAGTATCAGAAGGGCAAAAAATAA
- a CDS encoding TMEM175 family protein produces MKKERLVAFFDAIIAIVMTVLVLELPKIHGTTLSAIWENRVHYFAYITTFTLFAVFWDTHHTIFDKVEKVTPKIARIQIFLLFLNTLFPYITSWVSENPHSYLVECVYTFFLLGANIVYSWLCDELMKADSKNIKLKNTITTLRRHKIATILQSSSLIIGLFNPMFMLIIGFISLSIWYIPMPKIRKNK; encoded by the coding sequence ATGAAAAAAGAAAGATTAGTAGCATTTTTTGATGCAATTATAGCAATTGTAATGACAGTTTTAGTGTTAGAACTTCCTAAAATTCATGGAACAACATTGTCAGCTATTTGGGAAAATAGAGTGCATTATTTTGCATATATAACTACATTTACACTATTTGCAGTATTTTGGGACACTCATCATACAATATTTGATAAGGTTGAGAAAGTAACTCCTAAAATAGCTAGAATACAGATATTTTTACTGTTTTTGAATACATTATTTCCGTATATAACATCATGGGTTTCTGAAAATCCTCACAGTTATCTGGTAGAATGCGTGTATACATTTTTTTTGTTAGGGGCAAATATTGTTTATTCATGGCTTTGCGATGAACTTATGAAAGCAGATTCTAAAAATATAAAATTAAAGAACACAATAACAACTCTTAGAAGACATAAGATAGCAACGATTTTGCAAAGTTCTTCTTTGATAATAGGTCTATTTAATCCAATGTTTATGCTAATAATAGGATTTATTTCATTGTCAATATGGTATATTCCAATGCCAAAAATTAGAAAAAATAAATAA
- a CDS encoding oxidoreductase: MKKVILLTGASSGIGYQTAESLAKEGHVVYGAARRTEKMETLKQFGVKPMYLDVTDEESIKSAIDTIIGNEGRIDVLINNAGYGSYGAIEDVEISEAKMQFEVNLFGLARLVQLVLPHMRKQKSGRIINVSSMGGRMTSYFGGWYHATKYALEAFSDALRMEVADFGIDVSLIEPGLIKTDWGIIAANKLVDSSKDGAYEKEALRTSEGMKKQYSGNMGSNPIVITKAISKAVNSRRPKARYLIGFMAKPLVFLHTVLPARIFDKIMKNASK; the protein is encoded by the coding sequence ATGAAAAAAGTAATTTTATTGACAGGAGCAAGTAGTGGAATTGGATATCAGACAGCAGAAAGTTTGGCAAAAGAAGGGCATGTGGTTTATGGTGCAGCTAGAAGAACTGAAAAAATGGAGACTTTAAAACAGTTTGGAGTTAAACCTATGTATTTGGATGTAACTGATGAGGAAAGTATAAAAAGTGCAATTGATACAATAATTGGAAATGAAGGGCGTATAGATGTTCTGATAAATAATGCGGGGTACGGTTCTTATGGTGCGATAGAAGATGTTGAAATAAGTGAAGCAAAAATGCAGTTTGAAGTGAATTTATTTGGATTGGCGAGATTGGTTCAATTAGTGCTTCCGCATATGAGAAAACAAAAATCAGGTAGAATTATAAATGTTTCATCAATGGGAGGAAGAATGACAAGCTATTTTGGTGGCTGGTACCATGCGACTAAATATGCACTTGAAGCATTTAGTGATGCGTTACGTATGGAAGTGGCTGATTTTGGAATAGATGTTTCACTTATTGAGCCAGGTTTGATAAAAACTGACTGGGGAATCATCGCTGCGAATAAATTGGTAGATTCGTCAAAAGACGGGGCCTATGAAAAAGAAGCCTTGAGAACATCAGAAGGAATGAAAAAGCAATATTCAGGAAATATGGGTTCTAACCCGATTGTTATCACAAAAGCAATTTCAAAAGCAGTGAATAGTCGTCGTCCAAAAGCGAGATATTTAATAGGATTTATGGCAAAACCATTAGTATTTTTACATACTGTTCTTCCTGCAAGAATTTTTGATAAAATTATGAAAAATGCTTCGAAATAG